The Falco peregrinus isolate bFalPer1 chromosome 12, bFalPer1.pri, whole genome shotgun sequence genome has a segment encoding these proteins:
- the EHHADH gene encoding peroxisomal bifunctional enzyme, translated as MAQYARGAAAVAVIRLRNPPVNALSLTVLQELENGLKRAHADPSVKAVTICGENGKFSAGADIRGFSSPKTRGIALGPIVSLIERSEKPVVAAIEGVALGGGLEVALGCHYRIAHVKAQMGFPEVTIGLLPGAEGTQRLPRLIGVPAALDIITTGKHIPATEALKLGLVDEVVEENTVEAAIRLANKVIGQPLGPRRLSLKPIPKLPNMEAFLSKALVKVKKQAHGCLAPELCFQAVKAATEQPFVDGVRKERELFNVLLTSGQAQALQYAFFAERATQKWTTPSGASWKSASPQPIRKAAVIGLGTMGRGIVTSLVKANIPVVALEQDLDYLSTGRKAVMLLLEREAMKMEPGAQTLDFHNPARLQFTVDFDVLCDVDLVIEAVFENMALKKEIFHKLSRICKPGAFLCTNTSALDIDEIASATSHPQQVIGTHFFAPAHVMRLLEIIYGHHTSATAIATAMQLAKALKKVGVVVGNCFGFVGNRMMFPYVQQAVFLVEEGSRPEAVDQVLEDFGFKIGPFRMSDLAGLDVGWRSRKGQGLTGASLPAGTPARQRHGHRYSPLPDLLCENGRFGQKAGKGWYQYEKAGGRTAKPDPWLHSFLSQYRDTHRIKTRFIDQEEILERCLFSLINEGFDILAEGIASGSEHLDVIYINGYGWPKHRGGPMFYASTVGLPRVLAKLQKYSEAHPDVPGLQPRAFLKKLVAMGNPPLKEWMSYLSQPSNKL; from the exons TTTGACTGTTCTCCAGGAGTTAGAAAATGGACTGAAGAGAGCACATGCAGATCCTTCAGTGAAAGCTGTTACGATTTGTGGTGAAAATGGGAAATTCAGTGCAG GAGCTGACATTCGAGGGTTTTCTTCTCCAAAGACACGTGGTATTGCTTTGGGCCCCATTGTCTCTCTCATAGAAAGAAGCGAGAAGCCTGTGGTGGCTGCCATTGAAGGTGTTGCCTTAGGAGGAGGCCTGGAGGTGGCACTTGGCTGTCACTATCGGATTGCACATGTGAAG GCACAGATGGGTTTTCCAGAGGTCACCATTGGGTTACTTCCAGGTGCTGAAGGCACTCAGCGACTACCCAGACTGATTGGGGTACCAGCTGCTCTGGATATAATCACTACAG GAAAGCACATTCCAGCAACTGAAGCACTGAAGTTGGGCTTGGTTGATGAAGTtgtggaagaaaacacagttgAGGCAGCAATTCGCTTGGCAAACAAAGTGATTG GCCAGCCACTGGGACCTCGCAGGCTCAGCCTGAAGCCAATCCCAAAACTACCCAACATGGAAGCATTTCTCAGCAAGGCTCTTGTGAAGGTGAAGAAACAGGCCCATGGGTGCTTGGCTCCAGAGCTGTGCTTCCAGGCAGTCAAAGCTGCCACAGAGCAGCCTTTTGTAGATGGAGTCCGGAAGGAGCGAGAGCTGTTCAATGTCCTGCTGACTTCAGGCCAGGCCCAAGCACTGCAGTATGCTTTCTTCGCAGAGAGAGCAACACAGAAGTGGACAACACCCAGTGGAGCTTCATGGAAAAGTGCTTCCCCTCAGCCCATCCGCAAAGCAGCTGTGATAG GGCTGGGAACAATGGGCCGAGGCATTGTGACTTCTCTGGTTAAAGCCAACATACCTGTGGTAGCCCTGGAGCAGGATCTGGATTATCTGAGCACgggaagaaaagctgtgatGCTCCTTTTGGAACGTGAGGCTATGAAAATGGAGCCGGGTGCCCAGACTCTGGATTTTCATAACCCTGCACGTCTCCAGTTCACTGTGGACTTTGATGTGTTGTGTGATGTAGATCTAGTCATTGAAGCTGTGTTTGAGAACATGGCactaaagaaggaaatattCCACAAGCTATCAAGAATCTGCAAGCCAGGGGCCTTTCTGTGTACAAACACATCAGCCCTGGACATCGATGAAATAGCTTCTGCCACGAGCCACCCGCAGCAGGTCATTGGCACACACTTTTTCGCCCCTGCTCATGTGATGAGGCTACTGGAAATAATCTATGGCCATCACACATCTGCCACTGCCATTGCCACTGCTATGCAGCTAgccaaagcactgaaaaaagtCGGAGTGGTGGTAGGgaattgttttgggtttgttgggaATCGAATGATGTTTCCATATGTACAACAGGCAGTTTTCCTTGTAGAGGAAGGAAGCAGACCAGAAGCAGTAGATCAGGTTCTTGAAGATTTTGGGTTTAAGATAGGACCTTTCCGAATGTCTGATCTTGCTGGGCTGGATGTGGGCTGGAGGTCTCGAAAGGGGCAGGGTCTCACTGGGGCCTCGCTACCTGCAGGAACACCAGCCCGCCAGCGGCACGGCCATCGCTACAGTCCGCTGCCGGATCTTCTGTGTGAGAATGGCAGGTTCGGCCAGAAAGCTGGGAAAGGATGGTACCAGTACGAGAAGGCTGGGGGCAGGACAGCCAAGCCAGATCCATGGCTTCACAGCTTTCTGTCCCAGTACAGAGACACCCATCGCATCAAGACCCGCTTTATAGATCAGGAGGAAATCCTGGAGCGGTGCTTGTTTTCCCTCATCAACGAAGGGTTTGACATCCTGGCTGAGGGAATAGCATCAGGCTCAGAACACCTGGATGTAATTTACATCAATGGCTATGGGTGGCCAAAGCACAGGGGTGGCCCCATGTTCTATGCTTCCACCGTTGGGCTCCCTCGTGTTCTGGCTAAACTGCAGAAATACTCCGAGGCCCACCCTGATGTTCCGGGGCTACAGCCCCGTGCCTTTCTGAAAAAGCTGGTAGCTATGGGGAACCCGCCCCTCAAAGAGTGGATGTCCTACCTCAGCCAGCCAAGCAACAAGCTGTGA
- the LOC129785362 gene encoding collagen alpha-1(III) chain-like, with the protein MAPPLRPQPPRRSGQEEKEEVAAEEEEAEKAPSRSGDRPPAQRCGGQRRGQGPAARPAPPRPAPVRGTPGSRAVGRGCEAGPGGGGAAPPRRPGRRRCRAAGRCRPALRGVPSAAGAPGRGQPAGPAEAAGLPAEAGREPRARAGGAPLAPPGSFPGARHPPARAAASEERQEEEEGELGDTVRIFPDRPFGVCPRIDPRGVSMLDTLLKMC; encoded by the exons atggcgccgccgctccgcccgcagcccccgcgccgCAGCGgccaggaggagaaggaggaggtggcggcggaggaggaggaggcggagaAGGCGCCGAGCCGCAGCGGGGACCGCCCGCCCGCCCAGCGCTgcggggggcagcgccgcgggcagggcccggccgcccgccccgccccgccccgccccgccccggtGCGCGGAACACCCGGGAGCCGGGCGGTGGGGCGCGGGTGcgaggccgggccgggcggaggtggggccgccccgccccgccgccccggccgccgccggtGCCGAGCCGCTGGGAGATGCCGGCCGGCTCTCAGGGGCGTCCCGTCAGCGGCGGGAGCGCCCGGGCGCGGGCAGCCAGCGGGGCCGGCCGAGGCAGCCGGGCTGCCGGCGGAGGCGGGCCGGGAGCCGCGGGCCAGGGCGGGCGGAGCTCCCCTGGCCCCGCCGGGCTCGTTTCCGGGGGCTCGGCACCCTCCCGCCCGGGCGGCAGCCTCCGAGGAGcgccaggaggaggaggagggcgaGCTCGGTGACACGGTGAG AATATTCCCAGATCGTCCCTTTGGTGTCTGTCCTAGGATAGATCCCAGAGGTGTCTCCATGCTGGACACCCTCTTGAAGATGTGCTGA